One genomic window of Salvia miltiorrhiza cultivar Shanhuang (shh) chromosome 4, IMPLAD_Smil_shh, whole genome shotgun sequence includes the following:
- the LOC131021762 gene encoding protein MIZU-KUSSEI 1-like produces MGDPLTPSAGSIPPPPPPPPPVTLVQASSSRKKHKPKVIRAVRNAFRSLPIITPVVKIPGGGKSGGGARVTGTLFGCRKGHVSLAVQANPKTVPMLVVELGMQTQALQKELSQGMLRIALECEKRDKEKKTNLLHEPRWTMYANGINNGYGLRRDATEEDLYVMELLKGMSMGAGVLPPRTEAEGGDGEMSFMRWQFDRVVGSKDSQTLYMLSPEGVGNNEPDLSIFFIRS; encoded by the exons ATGGGGGATCCTCTAACACCCTCCGCCGGCTCAATTCCTCCTCCACCACCCCCGCCGCCGCCGGTGACCCTTGTCCAGGCATCCTCGTCGAGGAAGAAACACAAGCCGAAAGTGATACGCGCGGTGCGCAACGCGTTCCGATCGCTCCCCATCATAACCCCCGTGGTGAAGATCCCCGGCGGCGGGAAATCGGGGGGCGGGGCGCGCGTGACGGGCACGCTCTTCGGGTGCCGCAAAGGGCACGTGAGCCTGGCGGTGCAGGCGAACCCGAAGACGGTGCCGATGCTGGTGGTGGAGCTGGGCATGCAAACGCAGGCGCTGCAGAAGGAGTTGAGCCAAGGCATGCTGCGGATCGCGCTCGAGTGCGAGAAGCGGGACAAGGAAAAGAAGACCAATCTCCTCCACGAGCCGCGCTGGACCATGTACGCCAATGGGATCAACAACGG TTACGGCCTGAGAAGGGACGCCACGGAGGAGGATCTCTACGTGATGGAGTTGCTGAAGGGGATGTCGATGGGAGCGGGGGTGCTGCCGCCGCGGACGGAGGCAGAGGGCGGCGACGGAGAGATGTCGTTCATGCGGTGGCAGTTCGATAGGGTGGTGGGATCCAAGGATTCCCAGACGCTCTACATGTTGAGCCCCGAAGGTGTCGGAAATAACGAACCCGACTTGAGTATTTTCTTTATTAGGtcatga